The genomic interval CTCCGCCTGGGTCTTGTTAGGAGACACTCGCGACCTTAATTCCGACTCCAGATGCCGCAGCGCCTGTGTCCTCTTGCGGCCTTGACCACAAGCCCTAAAGACCGGGCTCTGCTGCCCCCGGGCGGCCGGACGGAGAGCGCGCCCAGCATTGGCCGAGCAACGTCTGTGCCGCGAGCTTCACGCCCGGGTCAGCTCGCCACTTAGGGGCCGGGTCCCTCCGAGGACCCACCGTCCGCGGCTGTCGGCGGGTAACCGTCTTCCAGGGTTTGTAGTCATCTCGCTCAGTTCCTGTCGCCGCGGCGACAACGCTGTGGAACCCGGATCCGCTGGCCTCCCGTCGCCACGGGGATCGGCGCTTTGCGACCTGCTGTTTGCTGCGTAGTCGCGCTGCGGCCGCGGCGTGGTTGCTAGGCTACGGCGGTGGAAGGCGCCCCGCGGGTCTGCAGCCTCCCCTGTACTTCGCCCCTGGGCCATGGCTGCACCAGTGGGCCCGGTGGGGGGCTCACGCTGGACTTGGCGGCCAGTGGCCCAGGACGCGCTTTTGGCGCGGGCCTTCCACTCTTGCACCGAACTGCGGGGTCGGCTCTATCTGGTGGGGGGCCTCCTGACCGGAGGGGAGACGGAGCCGAGCGGTGACACGGTGGTCTTGGACCTGGCGGGGGACCAGGCGGTGCGGATGGGAGTGCAGGGCGGCCCCAGGCGCAGTCACCACGACGCGGCTCCGCTGGATGGGCGCTGGGTCTGCGCGGTGGGCGGCTGGGACGGGGCGCGCCGCCTGGCCACTGTGGCTGCCCTGGACACCGAGCACGGAGAGTGGGAGGCGTGGACCGAGGCCCCCGGCAGCTGCTCTCCTGTCGGCCTCAGTAGTCACACCTGCACCCGCCTCTCAGACAGAGAGCTGCGCGTGGCCGGCCGAGAGGGTGGGATCCGCACTCAGCGCCGCTACGGAAGCATCTTCACATTGAAGCTGGACCCCGGCGCCTGCACCTACTGGTATGGCCCCCTTCCTTCATCTGCCTGGAAAAGCCACGCTAAACAGTGTCGCGAACAGTTCATCCGCATCCTCACCCTGGCAGCCTCCTTCTCAGGACGGATAAGATAGCTGAGCTCTCCCATTACTGTTGCTTCTCCGACCTACCCGCTGTCCCTGCCTCCGGTCTGTCCTTGGCGAAGGGGGTGGAGAAAAGACAGCACAGCACTTCCAGTTTCCGGAACCCCAACTGAGGTCTGACCTGTGCACATCCACAGCTATAAGGAAGAAGGCTGCCACTCAGTCTCCCGCTCAGGGCACTGTGCTGCCCTGCTCCCAACTCTGGGGCCCCGCGCAGGTCATCAGCTGCTGCTCTTTGGGGGTTGCAACTCAGCTGAACCGGAAGTAGCTGGGCACTGGAGTCATGGGAAGATTAAGGTAGTACACGTTGCTTAGGGTGGAAGGCGGTTAAAATTGTGACGCTCAAATTCCTCCACCACAgtcccttctttcttccccaaGGAGGAGCCACCTGTTGCCCCCCGCTTGATGGAACAGCTCACAAAGCTTGTGAGCAGTGGGCAGGGTTCCCCGCAGGGGCCTCGGGGACTACGGCATCTCTCCTGTTCTGTGATCGGGCCCTTTGCTGTGCTCTTTGGTGGAGAAACTCTGACCAGAGCTAGGGACACCATCTGCAATGACCTCTACATCTACGATACCCGTGAGAGCCTGCTTAATAGTTGAGGAGGGGAAAAGGTGGGAGGATAGGACCTGAAGACCATGGAAAGAAAGTGGGAAGAGTGATGGggtaaggagaaggaagaagtagACAAGCTAAAGGAATACACAGAATATTAC from Saccopteryx leptura isolate mSacLep1 chromosome 2, mSacLep1_pri_phased_curated, whole genome shotgun sequence carries:
- the KLHDC9 gene encoding kelch domain-containing protein 9 — translated: MAAPVGPVGGSRWTWRPVAQDALLARAFHSCTELRGRLYLVGGLLTGGETEPSGDTVVLDLAGDQAVRMGVQGGPRRSHHDAAPLDGRWVCAVGGWDGARRLATVAALDTEHGEWEAWTEAPGSCSPVGLSSHTCTRLSDRELRVAGREGGIRTQRRYGSIFTLKLDPGACTYCYKEEGCHSVSRSGHCAALLPTLGPRAGHQLLLFGGCNSAEPEVAGHWSHGKIKEEPPVAPRLMEQLTKLVSSGQGSPQGPRGLRHLSCSVIGPFAVLFGGETLTRARDTICNDLYIYDTRKSPPLWFHFPCTDRALKRVGHRTCLWNDQLYLVGGFGEDGRTASPQVCTLDLFI